ACAGGAGTTAGGACAACCGGCCATTTCCCTTACTGGGGCTCAAGTGGGCATTATAACAGAGGCACAGTACGGCAAAGCAAGAATTTTGGAAATAAAGACAGAGAGAATTAGACGCCATTTGGACGAGGGGAAAGTGGTGGTAGTTGCAGGATTTCAGGGGGTGATGAGGGGGGAAGATTTGGAAATCACCACCCTGGGTAGAGGCGGTTCTGATACTTCCGCTGTAGCTATAGCAGTAGCACTAAAGGCGGACTGTTGTGAGATATATACGGACGTACCAGGG
The Geminocystis sp. M7585_C2015_104 DNA segment above includes these coding regions:
- a CDS encoding aspartate kinase (catalyzes the formation of 4-phospho-L-aspartate from L-aspartate and ATP), translating into MGLIVQKYGGSSVGTTERIKSVSRRIYKTVAAGHQVVVVVSAMGKTTDSLVQLAREVSSNPSKREMDMLLSTGEQISIALVSMALQELGQPAISLTGAQVGIITEAQYGKARILEIKTERIRRHLDEGKVVVVAGFQGVMRGEDLEITTLGRGGSDTSAVAIAVALKADCCEIYTDVPG